AACTCACCGACGTGCAGGTCACCGGGATCGATCCGAGGGGCGTGTCCTGGCACGGGCTGCGCATCGGGCCGGATCCGTACGGATGGTCCTGCGCGGTGACCGTGGACGTGTGAGGGGTACGGGTCGGCGGCGGCGCGCGGGGCTCGTACCGTGGAGGCATGAGCGGCGGCACGGTGACGCTGTTCGTCTGCGGCGATGTGATGCTCGGACGCGGTGTCGACCAGATCCTGGCCCGGCCCGGCGACCCGGTGCTGCGGGAGGGGTACATCACGGACGCCCGCGCCTACGTGAACATGGCGGAGTCGGTGAGCGGCCCGATCCCGGCCCCCGTGGACGCGGCGTGGCCGTGGGGCGAGGCGCTGCGGCTGCTGGAGGCGGTCGGCCCGGATGTGCGGATCGTCAACCTGGAGACGTCCGTGACGCGCAGTGACGCGTTCGAGCCCGGCAAGGCCGTCCACTACCGCATGCACCCGGCCAACCTGCCGGCCCTCACCGTCGCCCGGCCCGACGTCTGCGTCCTGGCCAACAACCATGTGCAGGACTTCGGCCGCGCGGGCCTGAAGGAGACGCTCGACGTGCTGCACGGGGCGGGCCTGCGCACGGCCGGCGCGGGACGCGGCTCGGAGGAGGCGTACGCGCCCGTGGCGCTGCCGCTCCCCCACGGCGGCCGTGTGCTGGTCTTCGCGCTGGGCGCCGCCGACAGCGGCATCCCGGCGGGCTGGGCGGCGACCGGCGACCGGCCCGGTGTCGCCTACGTCCCCGAGCTGTCACCCGCCCCGGCCGCCGCGGCGGTCCGGCGGATACGGCAGGTGAAGCAGGCCGGCGACCTCGTGGTGGTGTCCGTGCACTGGGGCTCCAACTGGGGCTACCCGGTCCCCCGGGAACAGCGGCGCTTCGCCCACGCCCTGGTGGACGGCGGCGCCGATGTCGTCCACGGCCACTCCTCGCACCACCCGCGCGCCGTCGAGGTCTACCGGGGCCGGCTGATCCTGCACGGCTGCGGGGACTTCATCGACGACTACGAGGGCATACCCGGCTACGAGCAGTACCGCGACGACCTGCGCATCGCCTACTTCGTGACCCTGACGGCGGACACGGGCGAACTCGCCGGGCTGCGCATGGAGCCCCTGCTGGCCCGTCGTATGCGTCTTGAGCCGGCGCCGGCGGAGGCCCGCGGCTGGCTGCACACGACCCTCGACCGCATCGGCTACGGCGTCCATGTCACCCTCGGCCCGGACGGCGCGCTCGCGCTCGGCAAGCCCGCCGCCCTGGGATGAGCCTCAGTCACCCCGCAGCACCTGAAGCACATCGGCGTCGGTGAGCTGCCGGAAGTCCTCGTACCACTCGCCGACCGCGCTGAACAGCCGCGGCTCGTGCAGGCAGACGAACTCGTCCACCTCCCGGCGCAGTTCCTCTGCCGCCTCCGGGGCGCAGACGGGCACGGCGAGAACCAGCCGCTCGGGCGACCGGTTGCGTACGGCGCGCACCGCGACGCGTGCGGTGTTGCCGGTCGCCACCCCGTCGTCCACCACGACGGCGGTACGGCCGCGCAGCTCCGGCGCCGGGCGGCCCTGCCGATAGCGTTCCTCGCGGCGCCGCAGCTCCTTGCGCTCCCGCTCCACCACCGGCGCGAGGTCGGCCTCGCCCAGCCCCAGCCGGTACAGGGTCCCCTCGTCGAAGACCGGAGGGTCCTCGCCCGCGAGCGCGCCGACCCCGAACTCCTCGTGGAACGGCGCTCCGATCTTGCGTACGACGAGCACATCGAGGGGGGCCTGAAGGACCTCGGCGATCTCCCGGGCGACCGCGACGCCGCCGCGGGGCAGTGCGAGGACGACCGGGTGCGGGAGCTCCCCCTTGTCCTGACGGATGCGCAGTTGCTCCGCCAGCTCCCGCCCGGCCTCGGCGCGGTCACGGAACCGCATGGGTCTCCCCTTCCGTCCGTCGCCGCGTACCCAGCGCTCCGGTATCGGACACCCCACCGTCGGCCCGCTACTGGATGGTCCAGCCGACGCTGCCGACGCCCGAGCTGTAGATCGCGCAGACGCCGGACGACTCGCCGTACTGACCCGGCGCCAGCGTCACCCACTGGCCGGAGACGTCCGGTGCCCAGCCGCAGACGATCTCGGCCCGGAAGGTGACGGTGCGGTCGGTGTTGTTGTGGCAGCCGGCGATGCCGTGGTCAGGGTTGTTGTTGTGCACCCAGCCGTCGCAGTCGACCGTGCCGGCCGCCTGCGCGGGGGCGGCGAGGCCGCCCAGGGTGAGGGCGACGGCGGCGAAGGCGGTGGTCAGGCCTGCCGCGACGATGTTCTTCCTGCGGTTCATGTCGGTCCCCGTGAAGTCGTGATCCGTTCGGACTTGCCGACTTCAGTGAAGGCCACGGGCTCTTCGCCGGGAACCTCGGACTTACCAGGGTGGCACTCGCCCCTCACCCCTTGGCCTTGTCGGAGGGGTCCGGGCTGTTCCAGTCGTACGGCCCGCCGCCGCGCCACTCGATCAGCTCGGGGTCGTCGACGGCCCGGTCCTCGGTGGGCAGGCCCGCGCGGTGCACCAGGTCCATGACGTCGAACAGGCTGTAGGCGGTGCCCGTCGGCTCGTCACGGATCGTCACCTGACGCCCGCCGTCCGGCTCCGGCGGCGACACCACCACGGGGGGACGCGTGCTCATGCCACCACCATGCGCTCTGAGTGGCGCATACGCAGCCCGGCGTACCGGCCACAGTTGAATCGTCATCAATTTGGGTTGTCGGAGTTCGGCGTACGGGTGCAGAGGAGTCGAGGATCGGTCGGGCCGGGGGGCCGCTCCGGAAGTCGGCCGCTTTCCGCGGTGCCGCCCGTTTCCCCGTAGGCCGGGCCGGGCACTCGGCGGCTGCGCAGATCGGGAGGGAGGAGTCCCGTGCCATTCCCCGACCGTACCCACGCCGGACAGGCGCTCGGCCTGCGGCTGGTCGAGTGGGCCGGGCCGGACCACCTCGGCAACGTGCTGGTGCTGGCCCTGCCCCCGGGCGGCGTGCCCGTGGCCTCCGAGGTCGCACGTGCCCTGCACGCCCCGCTCGACGTGCTGATCGCCGGCGAGATCAGCACCCCGATCCGGCCGGAGACGCCGATCGGTGCCATCGTCGCCGACGACCCGCCGCTGTACGACCGGCGGAGCCTGGCCATGATGCATCTGTCCGAGGACCGGCTCGGTGACGTCGTCGTGCACCGGCGCAACGAACTGCACCGCCTCGAATACCTCTACCGCGGCCGCCGCCCGCCCCCGTCCGTGGGCGGACGCACGGTCGTCCTCGTCGACGACGGCCTCACCACCGGCCTGACCGCCACGGCCGCGCTGCGCTTCCTGCGCCGCCACGGCCCGGCGCGGCTCGTCCTGGCGGTCCCCGTCGGTGCCGCGCGTACCGTCACCGCCATGCGGCCCGAGTGCGACGACCTCGTGTGCCTCGAACAGCCGCCGGGCCTGCACATGGTCGGCGAGTGGTACGAGGACTTCGGCCAGGTCCCCGACCTGCAGATCACGAAGACACTGCACGCGTTCCACGCCACGGCGTGACGCGTCTTCGGGCCGGCCTCGGCGCCCGCGCGGGTCCCGTGAAAGGGTGATGCCATGGCCATAGAAGTCCGCCCGGCATCCGTCTTCGAGGACGTACGCCCGGTCCTCGGCCCGAAGTCGCCCACGGCGAACGTCTGTTGGTGCCTGAGCTACCGCATCCCCTCGAAGTTGAACAACGAGCTGTTCGGACCGGCCCGTGGCGAGTACGTCGCGGAGCTGTGCCACGCCGATCCCCCGCCGGGAGTGCTCGCCTACGACGGTGACGAGCCGGTCGGCTGGGCCGCGGTGGCGCCGCGCTCGGCCACGTCCTTCGCCCGCAACCGCAAGATCCCGCACATCGACGACCTGCCGGTGTGGTCGCTGTGGTGCGTCCGCGTCCGCCCCGGCCACCGCAAGCAGGGCATCAGCCACGCCCTGATCGCCGGAGCGGTCGAGTTCGCCCGCGACCGGGGTGCCCCGGTGATCGAGGCGTACCCGCTCGACAACGGCGACGCCCGGGTCGACCTGACGATGGCGTACGCCGGCATCCGCAAGAACTTCGAGCGCGCGGGGTTCGTGCATGTCGCCGACACGACCTCGGTGCTGGCCGGTCATCCGCGGATCCTGATGCGGCTCGACCTGCGCTGACCGGCCGGGGCCGCACGGGCTCAGTGGACCGAGAACCCGCCGTCCACGAAGATCGACTGTCCGGTGACGTAGGCGGAGGCGCTGCTCGCGAGGAACACGGCCGCGCCTGCGAAATCCTCGGCGAGGCCGTTGCGCCCGACCATGGTGCGCGCGGCGAGCGCCGCCACCTTGTCCGGGTCGGACGACAGGCGGGTGTTGAGCGGCGTCATGACGAACCCGGGCACGAGCGTGTTGCAGGTGACGCCGTACGGCGACCACGCCTCAGCCTGGGAGCGGGCCAGCGATTCCAGCGCCCCCTTGGAGACGCCGTAGGCGCCGCTCTGGACGAACGCGCGGTGCGCCTGCTGCGAGGTGATGTGGATGATCCGTCCGAAGCCGCGCTCGGCCATGCCGGGTCCGAAGCGCTGTCCGAGCAGGTGGGGCGCGTCGAGGTTGAGGGCCATGGTGGTGTCCCAGACGTCCTCGCCGAGCTCGCCCATCGGGGGCCGCAGGTTGATCCCGGCGCAGTTCACCAGGATGTCGGGCTCGCCGAACGCCTCCACGGCGGCCTCGGCCGCGGCGCGCACGCCGTCGCGGGTGCCCAGGTCCGCGCTGACCCGGGCCGCGCGGCAGCCCACGGCCTCCAGCTCGCCGACGGTCACGGCCAGTTCCGCCTCCCTGCGGGCCACGACCACGACGCTCGCGCCCGCCCGGGCGAGTGCCTCGGTGATGGCGCGGCCGATGCCGGAACTGCCACCGGTCACCACGGCGACCCGGCCTTCCAGCGAGAACAGTTCGGAGAGGTATGCCTGCGAGCTCATGCCCGCACCCTAGGCCGCACACGCACGGTGCCGACGCCCGGGGCGGTGTCGTGTGAGCCCGCCCGCTACGGGCACTCGATGCCCACGGCGGCCCGTCCGGGCCGCCGACCGGGACTGGAGGTGGCGAACATGGGTCATGGCGGGAACGTCATCGACGAGCTGATGACCGATCACGGTGAGGTCGAGGAGCTCTTCGGCCGGATAGAGGGGCTCGCGCCCGGCAGCGCGGACCGCAAGCTGTACGCCGACCAGGTCACGATGGAGCTGGTGCGGCACTCGGTGGCCGAGGAGGCCTATCTGTACCCGGCCGTGCGGCGGCACGTGGCGGGCGGCGACGCGATCGCCGACCGGGAGATCGAGGACCACTCCACGGCCGAGCGCATCATGAAGGACCTGGAGCGCTGCGACGCAGGTGATCCCGAGTTCGACCGGCTGATCGGGATGCTGATGTCGGAGGTCCGCTCCCACATCGCCGACGAGGAGGGGAACCTCTTCCCGCAGCTCCGGGCGGCCTGTCCGCCGGACGCGCTCGACGACCTCGGCGACAAGGTGCGCCAGGCCAAGAAGGTCGCGCCGACCCGGCCGCACCCGGCCGCCCCGGACAAGCCGCCGGCCAACAAGCTGCTGGCGCCCGGCGCCGGACTCGTCGACCGTCTGCGCGACGCGCTGACGGGCCGCGGCAAGAAGGCCTGAGGCCCCCTCCGGATCTGACGCGGCGTGAACTCGCGTCCTCCGCGGGCGCCTTGCGTCCGTCTCAGGCGATCAGCGCCTGCCCCGGGCCGAGGAGTTCGTCCAGTGCCGTGCGGTGCAGGGCCGCCACGGGGGCGAGGAGGTCGGGGTGGCGCAGCAGGGCGGCCGCCCGGCGGTCGTCGGCGTCGGGGGACAGCAGACGCCGGAATTCGACCGGGGCGGCGGCGAGGCCGCCGTCGGCGACGGTGGCGACCGCGAGCCTGGCCAGGTCGGCGTCGATGAGCAGGCAGGCGGCCCAGCTTGCGACGACCTCGTCGACCCAGGTGCGCCAGGCGAACTCGTCCGGATCCTCGTGCGCGGCGGTGTCCGCGCCGGTGATCCAGTCCAGTCCGGCCGAACCGCCGGGGCCCGCCATCCGGACCAGCGCGGCGTCGGTCGGCGTCGGGTAGCGCAGCCAGGCGGCGACCGTGACCGCCTGGCGGGCCTGCACCTCGCCCAGGGCGGCGGCCAGGGCACCGCCGTACGCCGGGTAGGAGCGGGTCAGCCACTGGGTGGTCGCCGCGATGAGCGGGGAGAGGTCTGCGAGCACTGCCGGACCGTCCGAGGTACTGGCGATGGGCGAAGGCCATCAGGGGAAGGGGGGTCCCGAAAACGGTAACCCGGCCGCCCCGGCGCGGAACATGCCCGCGATCTCACCGGCGGCGTGGCCTCCCCCACACCGGGCCGGCGTGTTCAGGCCGCCAGGGCGACGGCGCTCACGCGGCGCTGTATCCGAGCTGGCGCCTCATGTAGGGCGTCATCAGGTTCTTCGCCTTGGCCACGGTCGTGGTGCGGCTGCCGAGGACGGCTGATTCGCCGCCCGGCACCGGCAGGACCGTCACACCGTCGGCCGCGCCGAACGGGACGATGAGCGGGGTGCGGTGCATCGGCCGGTAGAAGCGGGGCTGCTTGCGGTGCTTGCCGTTGCTGTTGAGGTAGGCGCGGATGTTGTGGGCGGCCAGGTCGGCCTGGGCGAGCGCGGCCGGGGTGATCTTGAGGTCGGTCGCGTCATTGACGTCGCCGACCGCGAACACGTCCAGCCAACCCCGGAGGCGGAGCGCCTCGTCGACCTTGACGTGGCCCGTGCCGTTCAGCCAGTCGCCGTGTCCGGCCAGCCGCAGCCAGAGGGTGTTGGGCGTGGTGCCGGTCGCCCAGAAGGAACGATCCGCCTCGATGATGTTGCCGCGGGCGTCGCGGTAGGTGCCGAAGTCGTTGCCCGGGGACATGAAGGAGTCCAGCCACACCTGCACGTCGTGGGACTCCAGCCAGCCCCGCGCCTTGCGTCCGGCCCGCGCGCTGCCCGTGGCGTGCAGCAGTTCCGGCCCGGAGTGCGCGAGGGTGACCCGGGCGCCGGGCCGGGCAAGGCGTATCTCGGCGGCGAGTTCCACGCCGGAGGGCCCGCCTCCGACGACCAGGACGTGCTCGGCGGTGGCGATGTGCTGCTGGTGCGTGGCGAAGGACTTCGCCGCCTCCTCGGTGGTGGTGCCGCTGAAGCGGGCCGGCTCGGGGTAGTCGGCGCCGGTCGCGATCGCCAGCACGTCGTAACGGAGCCGCTCGCCGGTGCCGAGGACGACCTGCCGCTCGCCGGTGTCGATGCGGACCGCCTTGCCCACGGCCACGCGGCCGTTGCGAAGCAGCCGGTCGTAGGGGATGAACGGGCTGTGCGACCAGTCCGGACGCACTCCGGCGCGCAGGGCGGCGATGCGGTGGAAGAAGACCTCTTTGCGGTCCACCAGCGTGACCCGCGCGGTCGTGTCGAGCCGCTTGGCCAGACGGACGCCGGCGTAGCCGCCGCCGATCACCACTACGTCGCCGTCAACCACGCCGAGTCTCCTGAAACCTCGTTCGGCCTCTGTCCGGATTCGGCGAGCCTATAGCTTGAAATCTAAATAATTGATGGTGCGGGGTGTGCGTTCTGTGAAAGACGTCCGGGCCGACCCCAGCGGGCCGGCCCGGACGTCTCACGGGGACTGATCAGACGAGGTCGAACCGGTCCAGGTCCATGACCTTGGCCCAGGCGGCGACGAAGTCCTTGACGAACTTCTCCTTCGCGTCGTCGCTCGCGTAGACCTCGGCGAGGGCGCGCAGCTCGGAGTTGGAGCCGAACACGAGGTCGGCACGGGTGCCGGTCCACTTGACCTGGCCCGAGGCGTCACGGCCCTCGAACGTGGTCTGGTCCTCGGAGGTGGACTTCCACGTCGTGCCCAGGTCGAGCAGGTTGACGAAGAAGTCGTTGGTCAGCTTGCCCGGGGTCTCGGTGAGGACGCCGTGCTTGGACCCGTTCTGGTTGGCACCCAGGACGCGCAGACCGCCGACCAGGGCGGTCATCTCGGGGGCGCTCAGCGCGAGCAGGTTGGCGCGGTCCAGCAGCAGGTACTCGGCCGGCAGGCGGTTGCCCTTGCCGAGGTAGTTGCGGAACCCGTCGTACGCCGGCTCCAGCGCCGCGAACGACTCGACGTCCGTGTGCTCCTCGGTCGCGTCGACACGGCCCGCGGTGAACGGCACCTCGACCGTGACACCGGCGTCCTTCGCGGCCTTCTCCACGGCGGCGGAGCCACCGAGGACGATCAGATCGGCCAGGGAGACCTTCTTGGCGCCCGAGTTGAACTCGCCCTGGATGTTCTCCAGGGTGCGCAGGACCTGGGCGAGCTCGTCCGGGTCGTTGACCTCCCAGCCGCGCTGCGGCTCCAGGCGGATACGGCCGCCGTTGGCACCGCCGCGCTTGTCGCTGGCGCGGTGCGTGGCTGCGGACGCCCACGCGGCCTTGACCAGCTCCGGGACGGTCAGACCCGAGTCGAGGATCTTGGCCTTGAGCGCGGTCGCGTCGGCGGCGTCGATGGCCTGGCCCTCGGCGGCGGGCAGCGGGTCCTGCCACAGCAGGGTCTCGGCCGGGACCTCCGGGCCGAGGTACAGGGACTTCGGGCCCAGGTCACGGTGGGTGAGCTTGTACCAGGCGCGGGCGAAGGCGTCCGCGAACTCGGCCGGGTTCTCGTGGAAGCGCTTCGAGATGGGGCCGTAGATCGGGTCGAAGCGCAGCGAGAGGTCCGTGGTGAGCATCGTGGGCAGACGCTTCTTCGACGGGTCGTGCGCGTCGGGGATGATCTCCTGCGCGTCCTTGGCCACCCACTGGTTGGCGCCGGCCGGGGACTGGGTCAGCTCCCACTCGTAGCCGAAGAGGATGTCGAAGAAGTCGTTGCTCCACTGGGTGGGCTTGGTGGTCCAGGTGACCTCCAGACCACTGGTGATCGCGTCGCCGGCCTTGCCGGAGGCGTAGGTCGACTTCCAGCCCAGGCCCTGCTGCTCCATGTCGGCGGCCTCGGGGTCGTTGCCGACCGCGTCGGCCGGGCCGGCGCCGTGGGTCTTGCCGAAGGTGTGGCCACCGGCGATCAGGGCGACGGTCTCCTCGTCGTTCATCGCCATGCGGCGGAACGTCTCGCGGATGTCGCGGGCCGCGGCGATCGGGTCCGGGTTGCCGTTCGGGCCCTCGGGGTTGACGTAGATCAGACCCATCTGGACGGCGCCGAGCGGGTTCTCCAGCTCACGGTCGCCGGTGTAGCGCTGGTCGTCGAGCCAGGTGGTCTCGGGACCCCAGTACACGTCCTCGTCGGCCTCCCAGACGTCGGCGCGGCCGCCGCCGAAGCCGAAGGTCTCGAAGCCCATCTGCTCCAGGGCGACGTTGCCGGTGAGGATCATGAGGTCGGCCCAGGAGATGGACTGGCCGTACTTCTTCTTGACCGGCCACAGCAGACGGCGGGCCTTGTCGAGGTTGCCGTTGTCCGGCCAGCTGTTCAGGGGCGCGAAGCGCTGCTGACCGCGGCCGCCACCGCCGCGGCCGTCGCTGATGCGGTAGGTGCCGGCGCTGTGCCAGGCCATACGGATCATCAGCGGGCCGTAGTTGCCGAAGTCCGCGGGCCACCAGTCCTGCGAGTTGGTCAGCACCTCGGCGATGTCCTGTTTCACGGCCGCCAGGTCGAGGGCGTTGAACGCCTCCGCGTAGTCGAAGTCCGCACCGAGCGGGTTCGCGACGACGGGGTCCTTGGCGAGGATCTTCAGGTTGAGCCGTTCCGGCCACCACTGACGGTTGCCGCCGCCCTGCGTGGGGTGCGCGGCGCGACCGTGCGCGACGGGGCAGCCACCGGTGCCCTCAGTCTTCGCGTCAGTGACGATCGCATCGGGGTTCTCAGCCATGGGAAACCTTCCGAACTAGGTGGATCACAGTGCTCGGGGTGCACTGTTGGCGGTGGAGCAGTCGGGGCACAGGCCCCAGTAGATGACCTCGGCCTCGTCGATCGCGAAGCCGTGGTCGTCGGACGCGGTCAGGCAGGGCGCCTCGCCGACCTCGCAGTCGACGTCGGCGACGACACCGCAGGAGCGGCACACGATGTGGTGGTGGTTGTCGCCGACACGCCCCTCGAACCGGGCCGGACTCCCGGCCGGTTCGATACGACGTATGAGTCCCGCCGCGGTGAGCGCGTGGAGGCCCTCGTACACGGCTTGCAGGGAGACATGACCTACGCGATCACGCACCCCGGAGGCGATGGCCTCGACACCGAGGTGGTCGCCGGCCCGGACGGCGTCGAGCAGCGCGACACGCGCCGCGGTCACCCTCAGGCCGGCACCGCGGAGCTCCTCGGCGGGGGTCGGAGTCTGGGATGCGGTCATGCGGCCAACCTACCTCTGCAAACACGAACGATTCAAGAAAACGAACGATGAAACTCTGGTGATCGTCCCGCTGGCGCACATGGCAGCCAACGGCACCCCCCAAAGCGCTAAAAATCATCTTTTCTGACATTGGCGCATGTCTTTGCGTCAAGGCCTCCATCTGGTCGGAATCCCACGCGTACTCGATGGAGGCACATCGCATGCTCCTCAGACATACCGCGGCCGGTCGCCGCGCCGCCCTGACCGCTCTCGGCGCCCTCGTGCTCACCGGCGTCACCACGGCCGCCACGGCCGCGCCGCCGCCGGCGCCCGCGTCCACCGCAGCGCAGACGCTCGGTGCCGACCGGCCGCCGGCCGCGGTGGTGCGCGCCATGGAGCGTGACCTGAAACTCAAGCCGGGACAGGCGGCCGAGCGGCTCGTCAACGAGGCGGAGGCCGGGGTCCGCGCGGGGCGCCTGCGCAACTCGCTCGGCAAGCGCTTCGCGGGCGCTTGGCTCCGGGGCGCGACCTCCGCCGAGCTCGCGGTCGCGACGACGCACGCCGACGACGTGACCGCGATTCAGGCGCAGGGCGCGAAGGCCGTCGTCGTCAAGCACCCCTTGAGCGAACTCCAGGCCGTCAAGGAGAAGCTGGACAAGGCCGCGAACGGCGCCAACACGCGTGACACACCGGTCTGGTACGTCGACGTGCCGACGAACCGGGTGGTCGTCCGGGCGGTCAAGAAGCCGGCCGCGACCGCGTTCATCAAGGCCGCCGGTGTCCAGGACAAGGGCGTGACCGTCCTGGTGTCGGCGGCACGGCCGCGGCCGCTGGCGGACCTCGTCGGCGGCGAGGCCTATTACATCGAGGGCTCGGCGCGCTGCTCCATCGGGTTCTCCGTCACCAAGGACACCCAGCAGGGCTTCGCCTCGGCGGGCCACTGCGGCAACGCCGACGACTCGACCACCGGGTTCAACATGGCGGCGCAGGGCACCTTCGAGGCGTCCACGTTCCCCGGCAAGGACATGTCGTGGGTGAGCGTGAACAGCAACTGGACCGCAACGCCGGACGTGAAGGGCGAGGGCGGCCAGCGGACGCAGGTCACCGGCTCGGTCCAGGCCCTTGTCGGCGCGTCGATCTGCCGCTCCGGTTCCACCACGGGCTGGCACTGCGGGACCATCGAGCAGCACGGCACAAGTGTCAGCTACTCCGAGGGCACCGTGAACGGCGTCACCGAGACGACGGTGTGCGCCGAGCCGGGTGACTCCGGCGGCCCGTACATCTCCGGCTCCCAGGCGCAGGGCGTGACCTCGGGCGGCTCGGGCGACTGCACGAGCGGCGGGACCACCTTCTATCAGCCGGTCAACCCGATCCTCAGCGACTTCGGTCTGGTCCTGAAGACCGCGACCGCGCAGGCCGGCTCCCCCGCGCCGGCGGACAACGGGGCGGCCACCGCATGGGCCGCGGGCCGGGTCTACGAGGCCGGCACCACGGTGACCCACGCGGGCGTGCGCTACCAGTGCATCCAGAGCCACCAGGCGCAGGGACGCTGGTCGCCGGGTGCCACCCCGGCCCTGTGGCAACGGCTGTAGGCGGATACAGGAGTCGTACGGCTTCCGGTGCGGGGCGCGAGCCCCGCACCGTTCGTCTTTCCGACGGTGCGGCCCGGTCACTGGTCGGCCAGCAAGGCGTACGCGGTGGCGATGAAGGCGTCGCGGGAACGGAAGCGGCGGGTGCACAGCGCGGCCAGGGCGGTGCCCGTGTCGGGCCTGAAGCCCAGGAAGGCCTGCTGGCCGAGGGTCGCCCCGCTGTGGAAGTACAGCGGCCCGCCGTCCGTGGGGTGCCGGAACCAGGCCATCGTGTGCACGTGCCGGTGGCCGAGGCCGCGGCGCAGTACAGGGGTGCGGACCGCGCTCAGGGCTCCGGCCAGCGGGGAGCCGGCCGGGTCGAGGTGGGCCTCCAGGAACGTCAGGAGATCGTGCGGTGTCGCGCGAACCGCGCCGGCCGCCGCGAAGCCTCCGGCGTCGAAGGCGAGCGCGGGCGTGCGCCCGTCCTTGCCGTGGCCCACGGCGTCGGTCTTCGGGTCCTCCGGCCGCAGCGCGGTGCCGTCGAGGCCGAGCGGGCGCAGCACATGGGTGCCGAGGAGTTCCTCCCACGCCGTGCCGGCCGCGCCGGCGAGGGCGTGACCGAGGACGGCGACGCCGAAGTTGGAGTACTGCCAGCGGGTGCCGGGCCGGTGCCGGGGGCGGTGGCGCAGGAAGGCGTCGACCACCCGCTCG
The DNA window shown above is from Streptomyces chartreusis and carries:
- a CDS encoding alpha-lytic protease prodomain-containing protein, producing MLLRHTAAGRRAALTALGALVLTGVTTAATAAPPPAPASTAAQTLGADRPPAAVVRAMERDLKLKPGQAAERLVNEAEAGVRAGRLRNSLGKRFAGAWLRGATSAELAVATTHADDVTAIQAQGAKAVVVKHPLSELQAVKEKLDKAANGANTRDTPVWYVDVPTNRVVVRAVKKPAATAFIKAAGVQDKGVTVLVSAARPRPLADLVGGEAYYIEGSARCSIGFSVTKDTQQGFASAGHCGNADDSTTGFNMAAQGTFEASTFPGKDMSWVSVNSNWTATPDVKGEGGQRTQVTGSVQALVGASICRSGSTTGWHCGTIEQHGTSVSYSEGTVNGVTETTVCAEPGDSGGPYISGSQAQGVTSGGSGDCTSGGTTFYQPVNPILSDFGLVLKTATAQAGSPAPADNGAATAWAAGRVYEAGTTVTHAGVRYQCIQSHQAQGRWSPGATPALWQRL
- a CDS encoding serine hydrolase domain-containing protein, with protein sequence MTAGPSPWPGIDDDTDATAEGGVLGNAGTGRPTSADAEDALRERAARAVAAIDAPDVVFAVSRNGRRTLHCGGSTPHPPVPREDLRYEIGSASKTFTGLLLARLIRRGVLTGGEPAAAWLDPGRRTGASPATLAHLLTHTAGLPTLPADFYRRALPAWRTNPYGRYPAERVVDAFLRHRPRHRPGTRWQYSNFGVAVLGHALAGAAGTAWEELLGTHVLRPLGLDGTALRPEDPKTDAVGHGKDGRTPALAFDAGGFAAAGAVRATPHDLLTFLEAHLDPAGSPLAGALSAVRTPVLRRGLGHRHVHTMAWFRHPTDGGPLYFHSGATLGQQAFLGFRPDTGTALAALCTRRFRSRDAFIATAYALLADQ